A single Rhopalosiphum padi isolate XX-2018 chromosome 4, ASM2088224v1, whole genome shotgun sequence DNA region contains:
- the LOC132930082 gene encoding probable multidrug resistance-associated protein lethal(2)03659 isoform X1 codes for MNRCTTDDNSEIKRPLNPKSNANIFEFITYSWMLNLFKTGQIRELDETDLYTTLDDQLASSLGDKLEKEWRIEYSANCKPSLVRVLFKLYGFKYISIGFLFAMNEIFLKASRPLLVGGLLAYFNPDGSYTTDLKYAYIYASGIVFTLFMTMILQHSGLEKNLELGMKMRVACCSIIFRKALRLSQKSLNETTVGQVINLISNDVSRFDLAVTTMHFIWIGPLLTIVITYFLWLEIGVSSLIGVSVFLFFIPLQYWLAKKTSEYRLKTAKITDERIRLMNEIISGIQVIKMYTWEKPFAKLIEHTRKKEIKQIGSTLFLGVLSFSFQAVQSRFQLFISIITFMLLGNDISIRKVFVVTAFYSVLHQPMTRSFVRGVTNLAELKICLKRIQNFMLLEEKDSDIPNISKSVKPLTIGVLESPKFDIITDNIDVEKNAIYLNNFSIFISNATAKWTDNQTGNTLENINVNIIPGSLVAIIGPVGAGKSSLIQAILRELPLSEGKISVRGTVSYASQEPWLFAGSVQQNILFGSPMDKERYKQVLSVCALNTDLKKFPHGDRTLMGERGITLSGGQRARINLARAIYKQADIYLLDDPLSAVDTRVGRHLFEKCIRDYLKEKTCVLITHQVQYLTDANQIILIDNGSIIAKGSFQELQASDLDFAKLLGSSDDTEINEPENDTNNSLNVNLVSNLLGSNKSISSSHNDVNINEVLAVKSKNVNKSRSSGRVSINVYLSYLSANGSVLKIFFVFFCFILIQVLTTGGDYWISFWVTHENKKTINYNNISNDNSTLSSSDIINTLLLTSNFRQVCMIVYTVIIIFSIIIVIFRCMAYVSFCMNASIHLHDQMFDSFVKATMSFFNTNSSGDMLNRFSKDIGVIDELLPYIFMDCLQLLMLLLGIIFIVGFVNIYLMIPTSIMMVIFYYIRVFYLPTSRGIKRLEGVKRSPVFAHMKETLQGITTIRVCKVEQILINEFDKHQDLHSSAWDMFICANQAFGFWLDLVCIIYIGIVIFSFFAVGNDNYGGNIGLTITQTITLTGIIQWGIRQFSVLENQMTSVERILEYKDLPHEADFRSLFEKTPPKGWPFLGKIEFRNFNLRYSLDLPYVLKNLNVQIQPMEKVGIVGRTGAGKSSFIGAMFRFALNEGSILIDNIEIHDLGLHDLRSKFSIIPQEPVLFSGTMRTNLDPFDEYPDLVLWNALDEVELKTIVESLPAGLNSKVSAFGSNFSVGQRQLLCLARAIVRSNKIIILDEATANVDPHTDALIQNTIRNKFKSCTVLTIAHRLNTIMDSERVLVMDAGTVVEFDHPYNLLKNEDGFLYKMVEQTGKVTSELLHSMASKSFDVQTK; via the exons gtgtACAACAGATGACAATAGTGAGATAAAACGACCTTTAAATCCAAAATCTAatgcaaatatttttgaattcattACATACAG CTGGATGTTAAATCTGTTCAAAACAGGACAAATCAGGGAATTAGATGAAACCGATTTGTATACGACATTGGACGATCAGCTAGCATCATCATTAGGTGATAAATTAGAAAA ggaATGGCGAATAGAATACTCTGCAAATTGTAAACCTAGTCTAGTGAgagttttgtttaaattatatgggtttaaatatatatcaattggATTTTTATTTGCAATGAAtgagatttttttaaa AGCATCTCGGCCCTTATTAGTTGGCGGGTTATTAGCATATTTCAACCCCGATGGTTCCTACACTACTGACTTGAAATATGCATACATTTATGCATCTGGTATTGTATTCACATTGTTTATGACAATGATATTGCAACATTCAGGTTTGGAAAAAAACTTAGAACTTGGAATGAAGATGCGAGTTGCTTGCTGTTCTATCATATTTAGAAAG gcGTTGCGTTTAAGTCAAAAATCTCTTAATGAGACTACCGTCGGTCAAGTAATAAATTTGATATCGAATGATGTTAGTCGATTCGACCTAGCAGTGACTACAATGCATTTCATATGGATTGGTCCCTTGTTAACAATTGTGATCACATATTTTTTGTGGCTGGAAATTGGAGTGTCGTCATTAATTGGAGTatctgtgtttttattttttattccattacaat attGGTTAGCGAAAAAAACGTCTGAATATCGATTGAAGACGGCCAAAATTACCGATGAAAGAATACGCTTAATGAACGAAATAATTTCAGGAATACAAGTAATCAAAATGTACACCTGGGAAAAACCTTTTGCCAAACTTATAGAACACACCAGAAA GAAAGAAATTAAACAAATCGGAAGCACTTTATTTCTTGGAGTTCTCAGTTTTTCGTTTCAAGCAGTTCAATCTAGATTTCAATTGTTTATCAGTATAATAACATTCATGTTACTTGGAAACGATATCTCAATCAGAAAA GTTTTTGTCGTAACTGCATTTTACTCTGTATTGCATCAACCAATGACAAGGTCTTTCGTTCGAGGTGTGACGAATTTAGctgaacttaaaatatgtttgaaacGCATACAG AATTTTATGTTACTCGAAGAAAAAGATAGTGATATTCCAAATATTTCGAAATCTGTCAAACCATTAACAATTGGAGTTTTAGAATCGCCAAAATTCGACATTATTACAGACAATATTGATGTTGAAAAAAacgctatatatttaaataattttagtatatttatttcgaACGCTACTGCAAAGTGGACAGATAATCAAACCGGTAACACTTTAGAAaacattaatgtaaatataataccagGAAGTTTGGTGGCAATTATCGGACCCGTAGGAGCCGGAAAA AGCTCATTGATACAAGCGATTTTACGTGAATTACCACTCTCCGAAGGCAAAATATCCGTGCGTGGTACGGTATCTTATGCATCACAAGAACCATGGTTATTTGCCGGCTCTGTTCAACAGAATATACTTTTTGGTTCACCGATGGATAAAGAGCGTTACAAACAA GTTCTAAGTGTATGTGCATTAAacactgatttaaaaaaatttccacACGGCGATAGAACTCTGATGGGAGAAAGAGGAATTACCCTAAGTGGTGGTCAGAGAGCGAGAATAAATTTAGCTAG AGCGATATACAAACAAGCTGATATATATTTACTGGACGATCCTTTGTCAGCAGTTGATACTAGAGTTGGCAGgcatttgtttgaaaaatgcaTCAGAG ATTACCTCAAAGAAAAAACATGTGTTCTTATTACTCATCAAGTACAATATTTAACTGATGCCAATCAAATTATTCTAATAGATAAT GGTAGTATAATAGCTAAAGGTTCTTTTCAAGAACTTCAAGCTTCCGATTTGGACTTTGCCAAATTACTTGGATCTTCAGATGATACAGAAATAAATGAACCAGAAAATGATACCAACAACAGTTTAAACGTAAATTTGGTCTCAAATTTGCTCGGTTCTAACAAGAGTATTTCATCATCACATAATgatgttaatattaatgaagTTCTAgctgtaaaatcaaaaaatgtaaacaaaagtCGATCGTCTGGTCGTGTTTCGATAAATGTTTATCTATCATATTTATCTGCCAACGGGAGTgtccttaaaatattttttgtatttttttgttttattttaatccaaGTATTGACTACTGGCGGTGATTATTGGATTAGTTTTTG GGTTACTCACGAAAATAAgaagacaataaattataataatatatcaaatgatAACAGTACATTATCGTCTAGTGATATAATCAACACATTATTGTTAACGTCAAATTTTCGTCAAGTCTGTATGATTGTGTACAcagttataatcattttttcgaTCATAATCGTTATCTTCAGGTGTATGGCATACGTATCGTTCTGTATGAACGCCTCTATACATTTGCATGATCAAATGTTCGATAGTTTTGTTAAAGCCACTATGTCTTTTTTCAATACCAACTCTTCtg gtGACATGTTGAACCGTTTTTCAAAGGATATCGGAGTTATTGATGAATTATTgccatatatttttatggattgtTTACAA CTATTGATGTTACTTTtgggaattatatttattgttggatttgttaatatttatctcATGATACCGACATCTATCATGATGGTAATATTCTATTACATTAGAGTTTTCTATTTGCCTACATCAAGAGGTATCAAACGATTAGAAGGAgtta aacgAAGTCCTGTATTTGCACATATGAAAGAAACATTACAAGGTATAACAACAATAAGGGTATGCAAAGTAGAACAAATTTTAATCAATGAATTTGATAAGCATCAA gatTTACATTCTTCGGCTTGGGATATGTTCATTTGTGCGAATCAAGCGTTTGGTTTCTGGTTGGATTTAGTCtgcattatttatataggtattgtaataTTCAGTTTCTTCGCTGTTGGAAATG ACAATTATGGAGGAAATATTGGTCTAACTATTACTCAAACAATTACATTGACCGGAATAATCCAATGGGGAATAAGACAATTTTCAGTCTTAGAAAACCAAATGACTTCTGTCGAAAGAATCCTTGAGTACAAAGATTTACCACATGAAGCTGATTTTCGATCTCTctttg AAAAAACACCTCCCAAAGGATGGCCTTTTTTGGGAAAAATTGAATTTCGGAATTTTAATCTTCGTTATAGTCTAGATTTGCCATATGTCTTAAAAAATCTCAATGTTCAAATACAGCCGATGGAAAAA GTCGGAATCGTTGGTAGAACAGGTGCAGGTAAATCGTCCTTTATCGGGGCAATGTTTAGATTCGCTCTAAATGAAGGATCCATCTTAATCgataatatagaaatacatGATTTGGGATTACACGACCTGAGATCTAAGTTTTCCATCATTCCTCAAGAACCAGTTTTGTTTTCAGGAACAATGCGAACAAATTTAGATCCATTTGATGAATACCCTGACCTGGTACTTTGGAATGCTTTAGATGAA gtAGAACTTAAAACCATCGTTGAAAGTTTGCCTGCTGGCTTAAATTCAAAAGTGTCTGCTTTTGGTTCTAATTTCAGTGTCGGTCAAAGACAGTTGTTATGCTTAGCCAGGGCTATAGTTcgaagtaataaaattataatattggatgAAGCTACTGCCAACGTCGATCcaca TACCGATGCGTTGATTCAAAATACAATTAGAAATAAATTCAAATCGTGCACAGTATTAACAATTGCTCACAGATTGAATACTATTATGGATTCCGAACGGGTACTTGTTATGGACGCGGGCACAGTAGTTGAATTTGAtcatccatataatttattgaaaaacgaGGATGGGTTTTTATACAAAATGGTAGAACAAACGGGAAAGGTTACATCTGAATTATTGCATAGCATGGCCTCTAAG aGCTTTGATGTTCAGACGAAATGA
- the LOC132930082 gene encoding probable multidrug resistance-associated protein lethal(2)03659 isoform X2 — MQIFLNSLHTGQIRELDETDLYTTLDDQLASSLGDKLEKEWRIEYSANCKPSLVRVLFKLYGFKYISIGFLFAMNEIFLKASRPLLVGGLLAYFNPDGSYTTDLKYAYIYASGIVFTLFMTMILQHSGLEKNLELGMKMRVACCSIIFRKALRLSQKSLNETTVGQVINLISNDVSRFDLAVTTMHFIWIGPLLTIVITYFLWLEIGVSSLIGVSVFLFFIPLQYWLAKKTSEYRLKTAKITDERIRLMNEIISGIQVIKMYTWEKPFAKLIEHTRKKEIKQIGSTLFLGVLSFSFQAVQSRFQLFISIITFMLLGNDISIRKVFVVTAFYSVLHQPMTRSFVRGVTNLAELKICLKRIQNFMLLEEKDSDIPNISKSVKPLTIGVLESPKFDIITDNIDVEKNAIYLNNFSIFISNATAKWTDNQTGNTLENINVNIIPGSLVAIIGPVGAGKSSLIQAILRELPLSEGKISVRGTVSYASQEPWLFAGSVQQNILFGSPMDKERYKQVLSVCALNTDLKKFPHGDRTLMGERGITLSGGQRARINLARAIYKQADIYLLDDPLSAVDTRVGRHLFEKCIRDYLKEKTCVLITHQVQYLTDANQIILIDNGSIIAKGSFQELQASDLDFAKLLGSSDDTEINEPENDTNNSLNVNLVSNLLGSNKSISSSHNDVNINEVLAVKSKNVNKSRSSGRVSINVYLSYLSANGSVLKIFFVFFCFILIQVLTTGGDYWISFWVTHENKKTINYNNISNDNSTLSSSDIINTLLLTSNFRQVCMIVYTVIIIFSIIIVIFRCMAYVSFCMNASIHLHDQMFDSFVKATMSFFNTNSSGDMLNRFSKDIGVIDELLPYIFMDCLQLLMLLLGIIFIVGFVNIYLMIPTSIMMVIFYYIRVFYLPTSRGIKRLEGVKRSPVFAHMKETLQGITTIRVCKVEQILINEFDKHQDLHSSAWDMFICANQAFGFWLDLVCIIYIGIVIFSFFAVGNDNYGGNIGLTITQTITLTGIIQWGIRQFSVLENQMTSVERILEYKDLPHEADFRSLFEKTPPKGWPFLGKIEFRNFNLRYSLDLPYVLKNLNVQIQPMEKVGIVGRTGAGKSSFIGAMFRFALNEGSILIDNIEIHDLGLHDLRSKFSIIPQEPVLFSGTMRTNLDPFDEYPDLVLWNALDEVELKTIVESLPAGLNSKVSAFGSNFSVGQRQLLCLARAIVRSNKIIILDEATANVDPHTDALIQNTIRNKFKSCTVLTIAHRLNTIMDSERVLVMDAGTVVEFDHPYNLLKNEDGFLYKMVEQTGKVTSELLHSMASKSFDVQTK; from the exons atgcaaatatttttgaattcattACATACAG GACAAATCAGGGAATTAGATGAAACCGATTTGTATACGACATTGGACGATCAGCTAGCATCATCATTAGGTGATAAATTAGAAAA ggaATGGCGAATAGAATACTCTGCAAATTGTAAACCTAGTCTAGTGAgagttttgtttaaattatatgggtttaaatatatatcaattggATTTTTATTTGCAATGAAtgagatttttttaaa AGCATCTCGGCCCTTATTAGTTGGCGGGTTATTAGCATATTTCAACCCCGATGGTTCCTACACTACTGACTTGAAATATGCATACATTTATGCATCTGGTATTGTATTCACATTGTTTATGACAATGATATTGCAACATTCAGGTTTGGAAAAAAACTTAGAACTTGGAATGAAGATGCGAGTTGCTTGCTGTTCTATCATATTTAGAAAG gcGTTGCGTTTAAGTCAAAAATCTCTTAATGAGACTACCGTCGGTCAAGTAATAAATTTGATATCGAATGATGTTAGTCGATTCGACCTAGCAGTGACTACAATGCATTTCATATGGATTGGTCCCTTGTTAACAATTGTGATCACATATTTTTTGTGGCTGGAAATTGGAGTGTCGTCATTAATTGGAGTatctgtgtttttattttttattccattacaat attGGTTAGCGAAAAAAACGTCTGAATATCGATTGAAGACGGCCAAAATTACCGATGAAAGAATACGCTTAATGAACGAAATAATTTCAGGAATACAAGTAATCAAAATGTACACCTGGGAAAAACCTTTTGCCAAACTTATAGAACACACCAGAAA GAAAGAAATTAAACAAATCGGAAGCACTTTATTTCTTGGAGTTCTCAGTTTTTCGTTTCAAGCAGTTCAATCTAGATTTCAATTGTTTATCAGTATAATAACATTCATGTTACTTGGAAACGATATCTCAATCAGAAAA GTTTTTGTCGTAACTGCATTTTACTCTGTATTGCATCAACCAATGACAAGGTCTTTCGTTCGAGGTGTGACGAATTTAGctgaacttaaaatatgtttgaaacGCATACAG AATTTTATGTTACTCGAAGAAAAAGATAGTGATATTCCAAATATTTCGAAATCTGTCAAACCATTAACAATTGGAGTTTTAGAATCGCCAAAATTCGACATTATTACAGACAATATTGATGTTGAAAAAAacgctatatatttaaataattttagtatatttatttcgaACGCTACTGCAAAGTGGACAGATAATCAAACCGGTAACACTTTAGAAaacattaatgtaaatataataccagGAAGTTTGGTGGCAATTATCGGACCCGTAGGAGCCGGAAAA AGCTCATTGATACAAGCGATTTTACGTGAATTACCACTCTCCGAAGGCAAAATATCCGTGCGTGGTACGGTATCTTATGCATCACAAGAACCATGGTTATTTGCCGGCTCTGTTCAACAGAATATACTTTTTGGTTCACCGATGGATAAAGAGCGTTACAAACAA GTTCTAAGTGTATGTGCATTAAacactgatttaaaaaaatttccacACGGCGATAGAACTCTGATGGGAGAAAGAGGAATTACCCTAAGTGGTGGTCAGAGAGCGAGAATAAATTTAGCTAG AGCGATATACAAACAAGCTGATATATATTTACTGGACGATCCTTTGTCAGCAGTTGATACTAGAGTTGGCAGgcatttgtttgaaaaatgcaTCAGAG ATTACCTCAAAGAAAAAACATGTGTTCTTATTACTCATCAAGTACAATATTTAACTGATGCCAATCAAATTATTCTAATAGATAAT GGTAGTATAATAGCTAAAGGTTCTTTTCAAGAACTTCAAGCTTCCGATTTGGACTTTGCCAAATTACTTGGATCTTCAGATGATACAGAAATAAATGAACCAGAAAATGATACCAACAACAGTTTAAACGTAAATTTGGTCTCAAATTTGCTCGGTTCTAACAAGAGTATTTCATCATCACATAATgatgttaatattaatgaagTTCTAgctgtaaaatcaaaaaatgtaaacaaaagtCGATCGTCTGGTCGTGTTTCGATAAATGTTTATCTATCATATTTATCTGCCAACGGGAGTgtccttaaaatattttttgtatttttttgttttattttaatccaaGTATTGACTACTGGCGGTGATTATTGGATTAGTTTTTG GGTTACTCACGAAAATAAgaagacaataaattataataatatatcaaatgatAACAGTACATTATCGTCTAGTGATATAATCAACACATTATTGTTAACGTCAAATTTTCGTCAAGTCTGTATGATTGTGTACAcagttataatcattttttcgaTCATAATCGTTATCTTCAGGTGTATGGCATACGTATCGTTCTGTATGAACGCCTCTATACATTTGCATGATCAAATGTTCGATAGTTTTGTTAAAGCCACTATGTCTTTTTTCAATACCAACTCTTCtg gtGACATGTTGAACCGTTTTTCAAAGGATATCGGAGTTATTGATGAATTATTgccatatatttttatggattgtTTACAA CTATTGATGTTACTTTtgggaattatatttattgttggatttgttaatatttatctcATGATACCGACATCTATCATGATGGTAATATTCTATTACATTAGAGTTTTCTATTTGCCTACATCAAGAGGTATCAAACGATTAGAAGGAgtta aacgAAGTCCTGTATTTGCACATATGAAAGAAACATTACAAGGTATAACAACAATAAGGGTATGCAAAGTAGAACAAATTTTAATCAATGAATTTGATAAGCATCAA gatTTACATTCTTCGGCTTGGGATATGTTCATTTGTGCGAATCAAGCGTTTGGTTTCTGGTTGGATTTAGTCtgcattatttatataggtattgtaataTTCAGTTTCTTCGCTGTTGGAAATG ACAATTATGGAGGAAATATTGGTCTAACTATTACTCAAACAATTACATTGACCGGAATAATCCAATGGGGAATAAGACAATTTTCAGTCTTAGAAAACCAAATGACTTCTGTCGAAAGAATCCTTGAGTACAAAGATTTACCACATGAAGCTGATTTTCGATCTCTctttg AAAAAACACCTCCCAAAGGATGGCCTTTTTTGGGAAAAATTGAATTTCGGAATTTTAATCTTCGTTATAGTCTAGATTTGCCATATGTCTTAAAAAATCTCAATGTTCAAATACAGCCGATGGAAAAA GTCGGAATCGTTGGTAGAACAGGTGCAGGTAAATCGTCCTTTATCGGGGCAATGTTTAGATTCGCTCTAAATGAAGGATCCATCTTAATCgataatatagaaatacatGATTTGGGATTACACGACCTGAGATCTAAGTTTTCCATCATTCCTCAAGAACCAGTTTTGTTTTCAGGAACAATGCGAACAAATTTAGATCCATTTGATGAATACCCTGACCTGGTACTTTGGAATGCTTTAGATGAA gtAGAACTTAAAACCATCGTTGAAAGTTTGCCTGCTGGCTTAAATTCAAAAGTGTCTGCTTTTGGTTCTAATTTCAGTGTCGGTCAAAGACAGTTGTTATGCTTAGCCAGGGCTATAGTTcgaagtaataaaattataatattggatgAAGCTACTGCCAACGTCGATCcaca TACCGATGCGTTGATTCAAAATACAATTAGAAATAAATTCAAATCGTGCACAGTATTAACAATTGCTCACAGATTGAATACTATTATGGATTCCGAACGGGTACTTGTTATGGACGCGGGCACAGTAGTTGAATTTGAtcatccatataatttattgaaaaacgaGGATGGGTTTTTATACAAAATGGTAGAACAAACGGGAAAGGTTACATCTGAATTATTGCATAGCATGGCCTCTAAG aGCTTTGATGTTCAGACGAAATGA